The Atlantibacter hermannii genomic interval TCCGCCGAGATAAAGTCGATGGTTCGGTGTGACGATGGCGTATGACGCCCACAGCGTCTGATTACGCTTAAAGAAACGGCCTGAAAAATGCTGGGCAGGAAGCGTATGAATTTCCAGTGCATCGGTTTTCATTACGCTGTGCCACCCGCCTTCCACTATTTTATCCCGGGAGAAGCCCCATTTTTCAAAATAAGATCTGACGCCGGTGGGCGTAATAATCTGGCCGATTTTATCGCGCAGGGCATTAATCGTCGGATAATCCAGATGGTCCCAGTGATCGTGAGTAATTAACAGGTAATCGATCTGCGGAATATCGTCGGCGTGATAAATATTACTGCCGTTAAATGCCACGTTGGTACGCGGAACGGGCGAGGCATAATCGCTGAACACCGGATCGACTAAATAATTCTTTCCGTCGAGGCGAATGAAATAGCTCGAGTGTCCCATCCACACCACGGCATTTTGCGTGAGCTGGTGCAGATTGGTTTTTTGCGACGGCAGCGTGCGTTCCGGCTGCGCGCCCTCATCTTTGCCGAATAAAAAGCGATACCACAGGGTTAATCGGCTTTGGGTGCGGGTCACCGGCGGCGGATCATCGGCATTATGGAATTGCCCGTCGCGATACAGGGGGTTATTCGCCTGCGCCGGAACGACCGGTGAGGCGTATTGCGGCTGTTGCAGCCAGGCAAAGATGAACAGCGCGACAAGTGCGATAAAGATAATCAAGTAGCGGATCCCACGTTTACGTTTCGAACCTTTTGGCATTGGTGCATACGCTCCGGGCGAGTCAAAGACAGCCTGCGCTGTTGGGGCAGTATTTTTTCTACATGTTCAGAGGGATAAGGGTAGAACATGATGGGGAGTGTGGGGGGGATGGCACAAAGTGCCAATGTTGTTCGGTTCGCTTTGGGTAGCGGGGCGTTTTTGTGTTTTGTGGAGTTGTTCCGTTCGCTTCGGGCTGCGGGGCCTTTTTGTGTAGGGTGGAATTGTTCCGTTCGCTTTGGGCTGCGGGGCCTTTTTGTGTAGGGTGGAATTGTTCCGTTCGCTTTGGGCAGCGGGGCCTTTTTGTGTAGGGTGGAATGGTTCCGTTCGCTTTGGGCAGCGGTGCGCTTCATTTGTCACCGGCGAACGCGACCGGGTTGGGGGCGCTCGCCGCCGCGCCCCAACACCCCCGGCTCCCCCTGTCACCCTCGCCGCTTCGCGGTCCCCTCGGCTTACCGCGTCCGGCTTCGGGACCGGGCGCGACGCCACATCCATGTGGCTCACGCCCTCTGACGGCATCCATGCCGTCAGCCCCGGCCTCCCGCGCACGCCTCGGCGAGGGCGATGGGGTCCAACACCCCCGCGATAATTTCAGGTTTTTTAATGGGACTGAAGTGTCGCGATGAGTATGGAAAAATAAAAAGAAAAGCGTGGATTGGGGGCGTTATCTCACAGCGACAAAAACCGTCTTGTAAAACATAAAAATCTGAAAGTTGGGGGGTTGGGTCCGGCATCAAAATCGCCGAACCGGAATTGACGAGCCAGGTCATCCCCGCAGGGATGCGGGGATGAGGTCGGGAAAGGCAGGATGCCGTATCCCGACCGACCTGAAGCGAGGAAATGGAGGCGAGGGAAGCGGCAGAGCCGCCGATTTTGTTGGCCGGGAGCCGGGGGTGTCGGGGCGCGGCGGGGAGCGCCCCTGACACGTTCGCCGTCAATGCGGCCTCTGTGGATGAAAACGCCCCGAGCGAACGGAACCTTTCCACCGCCCGAAAGGCCCCCGCTGCTGAAGCGCCCCCCTTCCACAAAATCCAAAAAAGCCCCCAACCTGCAATGCAAAAACTACTTCTGCGTTTGAATAAACGCCACCAACCCTTTGATCTGCTCATCCGTCAGCTTCGCCTTCGCCCTGGCGGCAGCGCTGCTCCCCCCGGCATCGCGGATCGCCGTCATCCCTTCCACTGCCTGCTGCTCGCTGAGCGTAATCAGCGGCGGCGCTTTATTAAACGCCGGTTTATCCGCCTTGCGCCCGTGGCAGCCCGAACAGTCACGCTGAAACTGCCGCGCATAATCCGGCGTAGCGGCAACGCTGGTTGACACGTACGCCAACCCACACAATACCAGCATCCCCAGTCTCATCAGCCTTCCCCCGCCAGTTTACGGAAGGTCGCCGTCAGCGCCTGCTCATCACGCGCGCCCTGGTGCATATCAATCACCCGCCCGGCGGGATCAATCAAAAACGATGTCGGCGTGCCGATCACCTGATAACGCTCCTGAGTGATCTTCATCTGATCGCGCACCACCGGGTAGGTGATATGGTGTTCCGCCAGCATCGGCGCGATATCCACCGCATCGTTATCCGTATTGACCGCCACCACCACCAGCTTATCGCCCCACTGTTGGCTCAGTTTCTCCAGCGTGTGCATCTCCGCCATACAGCCGCCACAGCTGACCGACCAGAAATTGAGGTACACGCCTTTACCCTGCCACGCCTCAAGCTTCGCCTCATGTCCCTGGCTGTCGAAGGCCGCCAGTTGCGGTGCCGGTTCGCCCAGCGCCAGTTTTTCCTCTTTGCATCCAGCCAGCGCCACCAGCAGGATGAAGAGCAGATTACGCCAGCGCATGGTTACGTTCCTCGCTCAGATATTTACCGTGTTGCAGGCGGATAACCCGGTCAGCAAACTGGCCGAGCGCCGGGTTGTGGGTGACCATCACAATGGTGCGCCCCTGGCGATGCAGATCTTTTAACAGCGCCAGTACCCGGCGTTCATTTTCTTCGTCCAGGTTGCCGGTGGGCTCATCGGCGAAAATCACCGGCGGTTCGTTAACCAGCGCCCTCGCGATGCATACCCGCTGCTGCTCACCCCCGGAAAGCTGGACTGGGCAAATGGGTCATACGGTGTTCCATCCCCACCTGCGCCAGCACCGCTTTCGCCGCGCTTTCATCCACCACACTGTGATAGTGCTGGGCCAACATGACGTTCTCCAGCGCGGTAAGAAACGGGATCAGGTGGAACTGCTGGAAGACCAGACCAATCTTCTCGGCGCGAAACCGCCGACGGCCTCTTCATCCAGCCCGGCGGCGTCGGTGTCGTCGAGGAACACCTGGCCGTCGCTCACCGTGTCGAGACAGGTCAGGATATTCATCAGCGTGGTTTTGCCGGAGCCGGACGCGCCCATGATGGCCACAAACTCGCCGTGCGCAATGCGCAGGTTGATGTCGTCCAGCGCGGTCACATCGCCAAAGCGTTTATACAGATGGCGGGTTTCAATCACCGCCTGCGGAATGCGCGATACAGACATAGCGCTACTCTCCTTTGAGAACTTTTGCCGGTTCGACGCTGACCGCGCGGCGCACCGGGACAATGGCCGCCGCAGCGGCGACCAGAAGCGATAAAACGAGCGTGATCGGCAGTACCGGTAAACGCAGCGCAATGCTGGCGTTAAACACCGTCATGCCTAACAGCTGCGCCAGTAAATATCCGAGCACCCAGCCGCAGACCACCGCCGCCAGAGCGATCAATCCGGTTTCTGCCAGCATCTGGCGAACAATGTCGCCGTGGGTTGCGCCGAGCGCTTTTTGCAGGGCGAACTCTTTTGCCCGCTCGCCGACGATGGCCATCAGTGTGGTGTTCACGCACAGCGAAGACAGCGCCAGGATCACAATGGATACCAGCCCCATCAGACCTTTTATTTTGTCCAGCACCTGGCCTTCCGACGCGGAGACTTTACGGATTGGACGGATATCCAGCTGCGGATACTGCTGTTGCAGGGTGCTGGCGTAGTGATCCACCTGGCCGAGATCGTTATTCACGCTGAGTAAGGCATGATTAAGCTCGCCGGGTTTATTCAGCAGGCGTTGCGCCAGATCGACATTGACGATCAACATGTTATCGGTGGCGTCACCCGCCTCCACCAGCCCTTTAACGCGTAACGCTTTTTTCCCTTCGTCGCCGATAATCGTGACGCTGTCACCCACTTTCAGGTTCAGCCGCTCCGCCAGTTTGATGCCCACCATGGCGTTACGATCGTCAAAATTCACACCCACCCAGTTGCCGGTGACCTGCCAGTACGGCGCCAGTTTCGGCATGGATTCAAACCACACACCCATCACCACCACTTTTTCCAGCTCGGTACGGGCCATACCGTAAAGCACCGGGCTGGCGGCGTTGATCAGGTTCGCCGGGGCGGCGTCGATGATCGGCTGGAGCTCGGTCTGGTTCATGCTTTTACCGTGACCGGGGCCGATATAGAAATTCGCGCCGAAGGTGCGCAGTTCTTCACTCATTTTGGCGTTGATATCGAACCAGACCGCCGACAGCGCCGTGACGATTGCCGCCCCGACGGTGAGCGCGGCAAATACCACGCTGACCCGCTGTACCCGCAGGCGCAGCGCACGCCACACCAGTAACCACAGCATGGAATGCTTAGCGTCCATACAGCACCTCCACCGGGTAAAGCCGCGCAATGCGCCGTGCCGGGAACCAGGTGCCGATCAACGAAATCAACACCGCCACCACCAGCACACAGGGCACCACCACCCAGGCAAAATTGAGCGGCGCGTCGAATAACATCATGCCGATAGATTTTGCCAGGCCCCAGCCTGCCACGCAGCCCGCCGCGCCGCCCAGTAAACCGCTGCTTGCCGCTTCCAGGTAAAACAGCAGCATGATCTGCCACTGACGCGCACCGAGCGCCTTCATCAGGCCGATCTCTTTAGCGCGCTCCATAATGGTGCTGGTCATCAGCGAGGCGATGCCCATCGCGGCTGCCACTAGCGCGGCCAGGGTCACCACCGCCAGCAGCAACTGGATCTTGTCGATCACCACCCCTTCCGAGGCCGCCACCTGCCAGATAGGACGCACCACCGACCCCGAAATCGCTTCTTCAAGCTGATGGGCGATGGAGGAGACAAACGCCGTGCAGTACCAGAGGTCGTACTCTTCGGCATTCAGCGCATCAAGGTTTTCCCTGGCGCGGCGCGACAGTTCGTTTTCCGGTACGGTGAGCGCCGAAACGCGGATCGCCTGCACTTTGCCCGGCAGCCCCAGTAGCGTCTGGGCAATGCTGAGCGGCATCACCAGTTGGTTATCCTCATCGCCGCCGCTGGCCAGAATGCCGCTGACGGTGACGCGTTGTGCGGTTTTCTCGCCCTGCAAGGCCAGGACGTCCCCTGCTTTCAGTCCGAGGCGTTTTGCCAGGCTCTGACCAACCAGCGTTTGCTGCGTATCGGTCACCGGCTCCTGCGGCCACGCACCGGTCACCTGCCAGTAAGGGCTGACCACCTGCTGGCCGATGCGGTAATCCTCTTCATCCGGCACGCCCACCGGCTGATTAAAGAAGGTGCCAAGTATGTTGACCGGTTTACCGTTCAGCATCACTTCGCCGCCTAACAGCGGGGCAAAGCCAACGATGTTATTGCGCCAGAAAATGTCTTTGATGTTCGGCAGTTCTTTCTCGTCGAGGAAATCCTGCCCGGAGAGCGGGTTGCTCTGCTCGCTGAACAGCGCGGGCAGCGCCGCCTGGCCCGCCGGTTCGATGAGAATGTTGGCACCGTAGGATTTCAGCTCGCGGGACATTTTGTCCCCGATATCAATCGATACCGCCAGCAACGCGGAAATCAGCCCCGACGCCAGGAATACCGTTAACACCGCCAGCAGTTTGCGACGCAGATTGCGCCCCCAGGTCTGACGCAGCATT includes:
- a CDS encoding beta-lactamase, translated to MPKGSKRKRGIRYLIIFIALVALFIFAWLQQPQYASPVVPAQANNPLYRDGQFHNADDPPPVTRTQSRLTLWYRFLFGKDEGAQPERTLPSQKTNLHQLTQNAVVWMGHSSYFIRLDGKNYLVDPVFSDYASPVPRTNVAFNGSNIYHADDIPQIDYLLITHDHWDHLDYPTINALRDKIGQIITPTGVRSYFEKWGFSRDKIVEGGWHSVMKTDALEIHTLPAQHFSGRFFKRNQTLWASYAIVTPNHRLYLGGDSGYGRHFREIGAKFGGFDLAVLECGQYDSQWPFIHMTPEQAAAAATDLQTNAVLPSHNSKFKLAHHRWNEPLERITAASADKPWRLLTPKLGETVEVDNNLQTFTQWWRDNNAQ
- a CDS encoding Cytochrome c, which codes for MRLGMLVLCGLAYVSTSVAATPDYARQFQRDCSGCHGRKADKPAFNKAPPLITLSEQQAVEGMTAIRDAGGSSAAARAKAKLTDEQIKGLVAFIQTQK
- the resA gene encoding thioredoxin-family protein; the protein is MRWRNLLFILLVALAGCKEEKLALGEPAPQLAAFDSQGHEAKLEAWQGKGVYLNFWSVSCGGCMAEMHTLEKLSQQWGDKLVVVAVNTDNDAVDIAPMLAEHHITYPVVRDQMKITQERYQVIGTPTSFLIDPAGRVIDMHQGARDEQALTATFRKLAGEG
- the macB_3 gene encoding ABC transporter ATP-binding protein, with the protein product MIFADEPTGNLDEENERRVLALLKDLHRQGRTIVMVTHNPALGQFADRVIRLQHGKYLSEERNHALA
- a CDS encoding ABC transporter ATP-binding protein encodes the protein MLAQHYHSVVDESAAKAVLAQVGMEHRMTHLPSPAFRG
- the macB_4 gene encoding ABC transporter ATP-binding protein; translation: MSVSRIPQAVIETRHLYKRFGDVTALDDINLRIAHGEFVAIMGASGSGKTTLMNILTCLDTVSDGQVFLDDTDAAGLDEEAVGGFAPRRLVWSSSSST
- a CDS encoding putative ABC transporter permease component; the encoded protein is MDAKHSMLWLLVWRALRLRVQRVSVVFAALTVGAAIVTALSAVWFDINAKMSEELRTFGANFYIGPGHGKSMNQTELQPIIDAAPANLINAASPVLYGMARTELEKVVVMGVWFESMPKLAPYWQVTGNWVGVNFDDRNAMVGIKLAERLNLKVGDSVTIIGDEGKKALRVKGLVEAGDATDNMLIVNVDLAQRLLNKPGELNHALLSVNNDLGQVDHYASTLQQQYPQLDIRPIRKVSASEGQVLDKIKGLMGLVSIVILALSSLCVNTTLMAIVGERAKEFALQKALGATHGDIVRQMLAETGLIALAAVVCGWVLGYLLAQLLGMTVFNASIALRLPVLPITLVLSLLVAAAAAIVPVRRAVSVEPAKVLKGE
- the macB_5 gene encoding putative outer membrane protein, putative permease, whose amino-acid sequence is MLWRMLRQTWGRNLRRKLLAVLTVFLASGLISALLAVSIDIGDKMSRELKSYGANILIEPAGQAALPALFSEQSNPLSGQDFLDEKELPNIKDIFWRNNIVGFAPLLGGEVMLNGKPVNILGTFFNQPVGVPDEEDYRIGQQVVSPYWQVTGAWPQEPVTDTQQTLVGQSLAKRLGLKAGDVLALQGEKTAQRVTVSGILASGGDEDNQLVMPLSIAQTLLGLPGKVQAIRVSALTVPENELSRRARENLDALNAEEYDLWYCTAFVSSIAHQLEEAISGSVVRPIWQVAASEGVVIDKIQLLLAVVTLAALVAAAMGIASLMTSTIMERAKEIGLMKALGARQWQIMLLFYLEAASSGLLGGAAGCVAGWGLAKSIGMMLFDAPLNFAWVVVPCVLVVAVLISLIGTWFPARRIARLYPVEVLYGR